Genomic window (Bacillus pumilus):
ATGATCACCATATCGGACGCATCGACAATGTCAGCATTAGGTGCTTCAATGGAAGGACCGACTTCTAAAATGTGTGACCCTTCAATTAATAAATCTCCCTTTTCTAAAAAACCTAAAGATGGATCAAGTGTTAAGAGTGCTGCATCTTTAAACAATGTTTTCTTCATCCATATCCCCCTTTTCAAATGACGAGGATGAATTATCTTCTCCTCACTGTCATTTTAAAACAAAACAGGATCGAATTAGAAGAAAAGTGACTTCACCAAGTGCTTTTATGAGCTGATTTTTCTGAAATAGTTGTTGATACGTTTTAATTTGACTGCGTGTTTCCCTTTTGGACTTTCCATCATGCCAAACTCAAAGAACTTCACGGGCTTGATGCCAACATATTGTAAGAGGGCTCGTTTCATCAATATTTTGTGTGCATTTTGCAAAAAGACTAAAGGGTAATTGGTAGGTCCTTGCATCGTCGATACGCAAACAGCGCTTTTTCCTTTTAGCAGACCTTCTGGAAGCAGTCCGCCTGTTTGACGATAAGCAAAATTTGCAGCAAACATGCGGTCAATAAAACCAAGCAGCATAGCTGGGGGTCTGCCCCACCAAATAGGATATACGAACACCATTTTGTCCGCCCATTTGATCTTCTCCTGATACACCCGAATGTCAGGGCCCTTGTGCATGTCTCGTCTTCTTTTCTCTTCATTAAAAATCAGCACAGGATCAAATTCTTCTTTGTATAGGTCGATGATTCTCACTTCCTTGACCAATGGATTTTCTTCACTGCCTTTGATGATTTCGTTTAAAAAAGCCCCATTCAAACTATTGTGGTGAGGGTGAGTATAAATAATGAGTACATTCATGTACGAGCTCCTTTTATTATCATTTGATAACCAAATGATATACCTCCGTTAAATAGTTGTCAAATGATAATTGTTTTTTGATAATAATTTTGGTATGTTACGTAGGAGGTGATAAACATGAAACATCCCCATTTCTTCAAGGAATTCGTAGCATTTGCTTCTGCTTTTTCAGAACTAAAACATGACCTAATGAACAAAGTTAAGCCAGCTAACTTAACGACCTTACAATACTTGATACTAGAGCAACTAGCTGTCAGCGAGCCTCTTACGCCAAGTGAAATTGCCGACTGTCAGCACATGTCTCTTCCAAATGTCAGCAGAGAACTTAAGAAACTGCACGAGAAACAATTTATTGATAAAGAAGAAGACCGTGATGACAAACGAAAACACGTCATTATGCTTTCTGACAAAGGCCGTGACTGTATGAACATAGCCTTCCAGCATATCGAAGGGGCGCTATTAGACAACCTATCTTCCTCGGATATAGAACAAATGGATGATATCGTTCAAGCTCTCCGCCTTTTAAATCAAACGATTTTCAAAAAAGAACCTAAAAAAGCATGAGCGTATCGCTCATGCAAAGGATACTAAACTTCAAAATACAAAAAAGCGCGGGCCTCTCATCTGCCCAAACGCTTCTCTCTTTTTCCTCTATGTACTTTATACAATCAATTGATACGCGATGTATAATGCAACCAGCCAGATCATGACCGCGGAGGCTTTATTGATCCGGTTCATCCACTTACCGTTTGTATCTAACTTCCCTAGCATTTTGCCTAAAAGTGCGAGGCCAATAAACCATAACCAGGACACGATGATACAAGCGAGGGTAAATGCTAGTTTTTCTGTCCCACTATATTGAAGTGAATTCGTTCCAATCACACCAATCGTATCGAGAATGGCGTGGGGATTTAAAAGTGAAACTGAACAGGCAAAGAGAATTTGTTTTCTCGCAGGCATGAATTCCTGCTTCTCTTTAGCATCTGTTGATGAGCTTGTGTTCCACACGGACCATCCCATATAAACTAAAAAACAAAATCCAATGAGATAAAGACACATTTGCAGTACAGGAATGGTGAACACCACAACAGAAACTCCGATGACTGCTAACGCAA
Coding sequences:
- a CDS encoding NAD(P)H-dependent oxidoreductase, with protein sequence MNVLIIYTHPHHNSLNGAFLNEIIKGSEENPLVKEVRIIDLYKEEFDPVLIFNEEKRRRDMHKGPDIRVYQEKIKWADKMVFVYPIWWGRPPAMLLGFIDRMFAANFAYRQTGGLLPEGLLKGKSAVCVSTMQGPTNYPLVFLQNAHKILMKRALLQYVGIKPVKFFEFGMMESPKGKHAVKLKRINNYFRKISS
- a CDS encoding LysE/ArgO family amino acid transporter translates to MFIAIIHGIVLAFGLILPLGAQNVFVFQQGALQPRLYQALPVVITAALCDTFLIALAVIGVSVVVFTIPVLQMCLYLIGFCFLVYMGWSVWNTSSSTDAKEKQEFMPARKQILFACSVSLLNPHAILDTIGVIGTNSLQYSGTEKLAFTLACIIVSWLWFIGLALLGKMLGKLDTNGKWMNRINKASAVMIWLVALYIAYQLIV
- a CDS encoding MarR family winged helix-turn-helix transcriptional regulator; translation: MKHPHFFKEFVAFASAFSELKHDLMNKVKPANLTTLQYLILEQLAVSEPLTPSEIADCQHMSLPNVSRELKKLHEKQFIDKEEDRDDKRKHVIMLSDKGRDCMNIAFQHIEGALLDNLSSSDIEQMDDIVQALRLLNQTIFKKEPKKA